GCTCAACCCCGACAACAGCGAAGTACAGCAAAGCACAGCACTGCTGCGACCGAACAATTTTGATCATGAAGTTCTCGTTGTTGATTACTGGTAGGTGCATAATGTGTTCCTTTTGCGTAATTGCATACTCGCTCGAAGGCTGTCCATTTTAAACTGAGTTTCATTTGATGGATTTTTATACCTTTTCTCACCGCTCTCTTCTAGCTCTCGTTTGTACGGCTGCCTCCGCCTTTGTACCGGCATCTCAGTCTCGATTCGGAGTGTCCACCCGTGCGGCTCTGGCTGATGAGGTCGATAGCATCGGTAATAATGTTGCCGTCAAGAACCTTTTAAGTAtggtggaagaaaagcaacTTCTCACCAAGGTCGCAGAATCGGGACTCTTGAGCAAGGCGCAACAGGCCGGGGTTTCCCTTTCTAGCCTCGAGCCCTTCCTTTCCCTGGCATCCCAAAACCCGGATATTTTGATTTTGGTCGAAGCCTCTGGCCCGGAGCTCTTGCCCCTTCTTCCCAAAATCGTCGACTTGGCT
The sequence above is a segment of the Phaeodactylum tricornutum CCAP 1055/1 chromosome 10, whole genome shotgun sequence genome. Coding sequences within it:
- a CDS encoding predicted protein (contains a DUF1118 domain) — its product is MQNSHSHRQSSTPTTAKYSKAQHCCDRTILIMKFSLLITALVCTAASAFVPASQSRFGVSTRAALADEVDSIGNNVAVKNLLSMVEEKQLLTKVAESGLLSKAQQAGVSLSSLEPFLSLASQNPDILILVEASGPELLPLLPKIVDLAPGALPLLASAISIPAPLIGAAGLGALAAAGYAVVSIPDDSVTNIAIQTAAVGLALPLAAASLVGSSILGKLTR